One segment of Thermococcus sp. AM4 DNA contains the following:
- the tpiA gene encoding triose-phosphate isomerase produces the protein MAKLKEPIIAINFKTYIEATGKRALAIAKAAEKVYKETGITIVVAPQLADLRTIAESVEIPVFAQHIDPIKPGSHTGHVLPEAVKEAGAVGTLLNHSENRMILADLEAAIRRAEEVGLMTMVCSNNPAVSAAVAALGPDYVAVEPPELIGTGIPVSKAKPEVITNTVELVKKVNPEVKVLTGAGISTGEDVKKALELGSVGVLLASGVTKAEDPEKAIRDLVSLIL, from the coding sequence ATGGCGAAGCTGAAGGAGCCGATTATAGCGATTAACTTCAAGACCTACATAGAGGCGACCGGAAAGAGGGCTTTGGCAATAGCGAAAGCTGCCGAGAAGGTCTACAAGGAGACCGGGATAACCATAGTCGTCGCGCCCCAGCTCGCGGATTTGAGAACCATAGCGGAGAGCGTTGAGATCCCGGTTTTTGCCCAGCACATCGACCCGATTAAGCCCGGAAGCCACACCGGCCACGTCCTTCCCGAGGCTGTGAAAGAGGCCGGAGCCGTTGGAACGCTCCTCAACCACTCCGAGAACAGGATGATCCTGGCAGACCTTGAGGCGGCAATAAGACGCGCCGAGGAAGTCGGGCTCATGACGATGGTCTGCTCCAACAACCCCGCCGTTTCCGCGGCGGTCGCTGCCCTCGGCCCGGATTACGTTGCGGTCGAGCCGCCGGAGCTCATCGGCACGGGGATCCCCGTGAGCAAGGCCAAGCCGGAGGTCATAACCAACACCGTCGAGCTCGTGAAGAAGGTCAACCCAGAGGTCAAGGTCCTCACCGGAGCGGGGATAAGCACGGGTGAAGACGTGAAAAAAGCGTTGGAACTCGGAAGCGTCGGGGTTCTCCTCGCGAGCGGTGTTACCAAGGCTGAGGACCCCGAAAAGGCAATAAGGGATCTCGTGTCCCTCATCCTCTGA
- a CDS encoding sodium:alanine symporter family protein gives MSWVIDFINWLDGEVWGVPMIVLLLGTGILLTTILKAIQFRRLGWAIRFTLFEGRKKTGEGDITPFQALMATISGTVGIGNIAGVATAIHFGGPGALFWMWITALVGMATRYSEGLLGVAFRDKLPDGTQIGGTFNFLEKGFAMENIPKTGKYIAAVFTLLFAIFIGRDAMKLSGATQVGAIIVAVLFAILGLFLLKDDAYPTLGKVLAVLFALFASIAAFGIGNMTQSNSVADALKTAFHIPMWVSGAALAILTFIVVIGGIKRIGEVAEMLVPFMAIIYFLFAIGVWIKFAGKLPSAFALIVKDAFTGQAVAGGAIGQVVLWGVKRGLFSNEAGLGTATLAHAAAKTDHPSRQAHVAMLGPFIDTLIICTLTGVSIVVTGAYMDTSLNGAPLTQAAFAAAFGHAGEIMVAIGIILFAYSTILAWSFYGRQNVMYLAKWLEKDPEKFARLYPRLHLIYNLLFVVFIYIGAVTKLETVWNFSDMMNGLMAIPNLIGLLVLSWYVKEKTEEFVSANP, from the coding sequence ATGAGTTGGGTTATCGACTTTATAAACTGGCTCGATGGGGAGGTCTGGGGCGTCCCCATGATAGTACTGCTGCTCGGTACGGGCATACTGCTGACAACGATTCTGAAGGCCATCCAGTTCAGGAGACTCGGGTGGGCGATACGCTTCACCCTCTTCGAGGGGCGTAAGAAAACCGGAGAGGGCGACATCACGCCTTTTCAAGCTTTGATGGCAACGATATCCGGAACGGTTGGCATCGGTAACATCGCTGGCGTTGCAACCGCCATACACTTCGGCGGTCCCGGAGCGCTCTTCTGGATGTGGATAACCGCGCTCGTGGGAATGGCCACGAGGTATTCGGAAGGTCTACTCGGCGTCGCCTTCAGAGACAAACTGCCCGACGGAACGCAGATAGGGGGAACCTTCAACTTCCTAGAGAAGGGCTTCGCGATGGAGAACATCCCCAAAACTGGCAAGTACATAGCGGCCGTATTTACGCTCCTCTTCGCGATCTTCATAGGCAGGGACGCCATGAAGCTGAGCGGTGCGACCCAGGTGGGGGCGATAATCGTCGCGGTGCTCTTCGCGATTCTCGGTCTCTTCCTGCTCAAGGACGATGCATACCCGACGCTCGGCAAGGTTCTCGCGGTGCTCTTCGCACTGTTCGCATCGATAGCGGCCTTCGGAATAGGCAACATGACCCAGTCCAACTCCGTCGCCGATGCACTGAAAACAGCCTTCCACATACCGATGTGGGTGAGCGGTGCCGCGCTGGCTATCCTGACCTTCATAGTCGTCATCGGAGGTATCAAGAGGATAGGCGAAGTTGCGGAGATGCTCGTGCCATTCATGGCGATAATCTACTTCCTCTTCGCCATAGGCGTCTGGATCAAGTTCGCAGGCAAGCTTCCCTCTGCATTCGCCCTCATCGTCAAGGACGCCTTCACGGGCCAGGCGGTCGCGGGTGGAGCTATCGGTCAGGTTGTCCTCTGGGGTGTTAAGAGGGGTCTGTTCTCCAACGAGGCCGGCCTCGGTACAGCAACGCTCGCCCACGCGGCCGCCAAGACAGATCACCCGTCAAGGCAAGCCCACGTCGCCATGCTCGGTCCCTTCATCGACACCCTGATAATCTGTACGCTCACGGGCGTCTCGATAGTCGTTACGGGGGCGTACATGGACACAAGCCTCAACGGTGCCCCTCTTACACAGGCGGCCTTTGCAGCTGCCTTCGGCCACGCTGGAGAGATAATGGTGGCGATTGGTATAATTCTTTTCGCCTACTCGACGATCCTCGCGTGGTCCTTCTACGGCAGGCAGAACGTCATGTACCTCGCCAAGTGGCTTGAAAAGGATCCCGAGAAGTTCGCCAGGCTCTACCCCAGGCTCCACCTCATATACAACCTGCTCTTCGTCGTCTTCATTTACATCGGAGCCGTTACGAAGCTGGAAACCGTCTGGAACTTCTCGGACATGATGAACGGACTGATGGCCATCCCGAACCTCATAGGCCTCCTCGTGCTCTCGTGGTACGTCAAGGAGAAGACGGAGGAGTTCGTCTCCGCCAACCCGTGA
- a CDS encoding transposase has protein sequence MNYITIKTKLEPETHEDYLKLALLTEKFKRAVELAIRLQLKGIKKSEGVKEVSRLVLNNWWYSDSAWDYAKMLRRGAEQNGGNPRHIHLKSKFLISKPKENEKGNRNVKIEGLNARIRSNGEWLNFKMKTGKKFLPVILDVQKFKYGAQVVLRNEKVYLHVQVPFEVYLKHYGRINDGKLYTGFDLNSDRVNMVILDERGIIRDVRIEHFPEVNSPGFSKRRARDLRLKALAHLLDYAFYHGVGIVFFEDLGRIKRRNGRATSSKRGNRKASNFAKKELLEHGVVMALKRGFEVYLVNPAGSSKLGQELAQGLGLDVHSASAFVIGWWGVNSLKTHKHSQKEEQFS, from the coding sequence GTGAATTACATCACAATCAAAACAAAACTCGAACCAGAAACGCATGAGGATTACCTAAAACTTGCTCTCCTGACAGAAAAATTCAAAAGAGCCGTCGAACTGGCGATAAGACTCCAGCTCAAGGGCATTAAAAAGAGTGAAGGCGTAAAGGAAGTTTCTCGGCTGGTTCTCAACAACTGGTGGTATTCTGACAGCGCGTGGGATTACGCAAAAATGCTCCGCAGGGGTGCAGAACAAAACGGTGGAAATCCAAGACACATTCACTTGAAATCAAAATTCCTAATCAGCAAACCCAAGGAGAACGAGAAGGGGAACAGAAACGTAAAGATTGAAGGGTTGAACGCTAGAATCCGCTCGAACGGTGAATGGTTAAATTTTAAGATGAAAACGGGCAAGAAGTTTCTTCCGGTTATTCTTGATGTTCAGAAATTCAAATACGGCGCTCAGGTTGTCCTGAGGAATGAGAAAGTTTACCTGCATGTTCAGGTGCCTTTCGAGGTTTATCTTAAACACTACGGGAGAATTAATGATGGAAAGCTTTACACTGGTTTTGATTTGAATTCTGACAGGGTGAATATGGTTATTCTCGATGAGAGGGGGATTATTAGGGACGTTAGGATTGAGCATTTTCCTGAAGTTAATTCTCCGGGGTTCTCGAAAAGGAGGGCTCGGGATTTGAGGTTAAAGGCTCTCGCTCATCTTCTGGATTATGCGTTTTATCATGGTGTTGGGATCGTGTTCTTTGAGGATTTGGGGAGGATTAAGAGGAGAAATGGAAGAGCTACGAGTTCTAAAAGGGGGAATCGTAAGGCCTCGAATTTCGCTAAGAAAGAACTTCTTGAGCACGGTGTTGTTATGGCGTTGAAGAGAGGTTTTGAGGTCTATCTGGTTAATCCTGCTGGTTCTTCAAAATTGGGACAAGAACTTGCTCAAGGATTGGGTTTAGACGTTCATTCCGCCTCAGCCTTTGTGATTGGTTGGTGGGGAGTTAATTCACTGAAAACTCACAAACACTCTCAAAAAGAAGAACAGTTTAGTTAG
- the hisS gene encoding histidine--tRNA ligase, with translation MKVERVKGTRDFLPEEMAKRRWVFERIREVFERYNFHEVLTPTFEYTELFKLRSGEEVVKQLYAFLDKGGRDISLRPDMTSSVARLYVSAFQTAPKPIKWYYMANMFRYEEPQSGRYREFWQAGVELIGSDRVEADAEVIALFTESYLATGLEDFTVNIGDRVLLDEFAKMLGVKDDIGLMRLIDKKDKLTKEEFVKALRDFGLSDEGVEKVLSLVEIKGEPNEVLPKAEELFTSEVAKAEIRRLYELVDLLEAYGVSKWIRIDLGIARGFDYYTSVVFEAIAPNDLGIGSIGGGGRYDNLIEVFGGKPTPATGFAIGVERLIPILEWKGLIPEIKLRPDVYVIPIGKEVELRKTAVEVVSALRRAGVKADVELTGRKLRKALDYAGRLNVPYVVLIGKRDLENGNVTIRDMETGEQKVVKKEGLVEELLGLLGL, from the coding sequence ATGAAGGTTGAGCGCGTTAAAGGGACGAGGGATTTTCTGCCCGAGGAGATGGCGAAGAGGAGATGGGTCTTCGAGAGGATTCGCGAGGTCTTCGAGCGCTACAACTTCCACGAGGTTCTAACTCCAACCTTCGAGTACACCGAGCTCTTCAAACTCAGGAGCGGTGAGGAGGTTGTAAAACAGCTCTACGCCTTCCTCGACAAGGGCGGAAGGGACATCTCGCTCCGCCCTGACATGACGTCGAGCGTCGCGAGGCTCTACGTTTCAGCCTTCCAGACGGCCCCGAAGCCAATCAAGTGGTACTACATGGCCAACATGTTCAGGTATGAAGAACCTCAGAGCGGTCGTTACCGCGAGTTCTGGCAGGCGGGGGTTGAGCTCATCGGGAGCGATAGGGTTGAGGCCGATGCTGAAGTTATAGCGCTCTTCACCGAGAGCTACCTCGCAACGGGCCTTGAGGACTTCACCGTCAACATCGGCGACAGGGTTCTGCTCGACGAGTTCGCCAAGATGCTCGGCGTCAAAGACGACATCGGGCTCATGAGGCTCATAGACAAGAAGGACAAGCTTACCAAAGAGGAGTTCGTCAAGGCCTTGAGGGACTTCGGGCTGAGCGATGAAGGAGTCGAGAAGGTCCTCTCGCTGGTTGAAATCAAGGGCGAGCCGAACGAGGTCCTCCCGAAGGCCGAGGAGCTGTTCACGAGCGAGGTAGCTAAAGCCGAGATAAGGCGCCTCTACGAGCTCGTCGATTTGCTTGAAGCATACGGGGTCTCGAAGTGGATTAGGATTGACCTCGGAATCGCGAGGGGCTTCGACTACTACACGAGCGTGGTTTTTGAGGCGATAGCGCCGAACGACCTCGGAATCGGCTCGATTGGCGGCGGCGGCCGCTACGACAACCTCATCGAGGTCTTTGGCGGAAAGCCGACCCCGGCGACGGGCTTCGCGATTGGGGTAGAGAGGCTCATTCCAATCCTCGAGTGGAAGGGTCTGATTCCGGAAATCAAGCTCAGGCCCGACGTTTACGTGATTCCCATTGGCAAGGAAGTCGAACTCAGGAAGACGGCCGTCGAGGTGGTATCTGCCCTCAGAAGGGCGGGCGTTAAAGCTGACGTCGAGCTGACGGGAAGGAAGCTGAGAAAGGCCCTCGACTACGCGGGCAGGCTTAACGTGCCGTACGTGGTTCTCATCGGGAAGAGGGACCTCGAGAACGGCAACGTCACGATAAGGGACATGGAAACTGGCGAGCAGAAGGTTGTGAAAAAAGAGGGCCTTGTCGAGGAGCTACTCGGGCTCCTCGGCCTCTGA
- the alaS gene encoding alanine--tRNA ligase translates to MGMDMTTRMFKEEGWIRKKCPKCGKYFWTLDPDRETCGDPPCDEYQFIGKPGIPKKYTLDEMREKFLSFFEKHGHGRVKRYPVLPRWRDDVLLVGASIMDFQPWVISGEADPPANPLTISQPSIRFTDIDNVGITGRHFTIFEMMAHHAFNYPGKPIYWMDETVELAFEFFTKELKMKPEDITFKENPWAGGGNAGPAFEVLYRGLEVATLVFMQYKKAPENADPSQVVEIKGDYYVPMETKVVDTGYGLERLVWMSHGTPTAYDAVLGYVIEPLKKMAGVEKIDERILMENSRLAGMFDIEDMGDLRYLREQVAKRVGISVEELEKAIRPYELIYAIADHTKALTFMLADGVIPSNVKAGYLARLLIRKSIRHLRELGLEVPLAEIVAMHIKELSPTFPEFKEMEDVILDIINVEEKRYHETLKRGSDLVRREIAKLKKRGINELPLEKLILFYESHGLTPEIVAEVAQKEGIKVEIPDNFYTLVAKQAEKTEKKTAGEYVVDFELVKDLPDTRTLYYEDPFMKEFDAEVVKVIDDWVVLNQTAFYPEGGGQPYDTGTLEVNGEEVKVTNVQKVGKVILHRVERPELFKPGVKVHGKLDWDRRIQHMRHHTGTHVLMGALVRVLGKHVWQAGSQLHTDWARLDISHYKRITEEELREIERLANRVVMENRKVTWEWLPRTEAEMKYGFRLYQGGVVPGRVIRVLKIEDWDVQACGGTHLPNTGLIGPIKILRTERIQDGVERIIFAAGEAAIDWMQETERLLKKTAEIFRVPPEKVPETAERFFNEWKEARKEVEKLRKELAKLLVYELENRVEKVGDIEFIGAVVEGTMDDLREAANRLRKEKRVVVLISREGHFVVAVGDGLDLKAGELAKIITSVAGGGGGGRKELAQGRIKNPLKAEEAIEEVKKRLG, encoded by the coding sequence ATGGGCATGGACATGACGACTCGTATGTTCAAGGAGGAAGGCTGGATAAGGAAGAAGTGCCCCAAGTGCGGCAAATACTTCTGGACGCTCGACCCTGACAGGGAAACCTGCGGCGACCCGCCCTGTGACGAGTACCAGTTCATAGGGAAGCCCGGCATACCGAAGAAGTACACCCTCGACGAGATGCGCGAGAAGTTCCTGAGCTTCTTCGAAAAGCACGGCCACGGGAGGGTCAAGCGCTACCCGGTTCTTCCGCGCTGGAGGGACGACGTCCTCCTCGTCGGCGCTTCAATCATGGACTTCCAGCCCTGGGTAATCAGCGGTGAGGCCGACCCGCCGGCGAACCCGCTCACGATTTCCCAGCCCTCGATTCGCTTCACCGACATAGACAACGTCGGAATAACCGGCAGGCACTTCACGATTTTCGAGATGATGGCCCACCACGCCTTCAACTACCCCGGCAAGCCGATTTACTGGATGGACGAGACCGTTGAGCTCGCCTTTGAGTTCTTCACCAAGGAGCTGAAGATGAAGCCAGAGGACATAACCTTCAAGGAGAACCCCTGGGCCGGCGGAGGAAACGCCGGACCGGCCTTCGAGGTTCTCTACCGCGGTCTCGAGGTTGCAACGCTCGTCTTCATGCAGTACAAGAAGGCCCCGGAGAACGCCGACCCAAGTCAGGTGGTCGAGATAAAGGGCGACTACTACGTCCCGATGGAGACGAAGGTCGTTGACACCGGCTACGGCCTTGAGAGGCTCGTCTGGATGAGCCACGGCACTCCAACGGCTTACGACGCCGTTCTCGGCTACGTAATCGAACCGCTCAAGAAGATGGCCGGGGTCGAGAAGATAGACGAGAGAATTCTTATGGAGAACTCCCGTTTGGCGGGAATGTTCGACATCGAGGACATGGGCGACCTGCGCTACCTCCGCGAGCAGGTTGCCAAACGCGTCGGAATAAGCGTCGAGGAGCTTGAGAAGGCCATTAGGCCCTACGAGCTAATCTACGCCATAGCTGACCACACGAAGGCCTTAACCTTCATGCTCGCCGACGGCGTAATCCCGTCCAACGTCAAGGCCGGCTATCTGGCAAGGCTCCTCATCAGGAAGAGCATAAGACATCTGAGGGAGCTCGGCCTTGAGGTACCGCTCGCCGAAATCGTCGCGATGCACATAAAGGAGCTCTCACCGACGTTCCCCGAGTTCAAGGAGATGGAGGACGTTATACTCGACATCATCAACGTTGAGGAGAAGCGCTACCACGAGACCCTCAAGAGGGGAAGCGACCTCGTGAGGCGCGAGATAGCCAAGCTCAAAAAGAGGGGCATAAACGAGCTTCCGCTCGAGAAGCTCATCCTCTTCTACGAGAGTCACGGCCTGACGCCGGAGATAGTGGCAGAAGTGGCGCAGAAGGAGGGCATAAAGGTCGAGATTCCGGACAACTTCTACACGCTCGTTGCCAAGCAGGCCGAGAAGACCGAGAAGAAGACCGCCGGAGAATACGTGGTGGACTTCGAGCTCGTTAAAGACCTGCCCGACACGAGAACGCTTTACTACGAGGACCCCTTCATGAAGGAGTTCGACGCCGAGGTCGTTAAGGTCATAGACGACTGGGTCGTGCTCAACCAGACGGCCTTCTATCCCGAAGGCGGAGGTCAGCCCTACGACACCGGAACGCTCGAGGTTAACGGCGAGGAAGTCAAGGTCACGAACGTCCAGAAGGTCGGGAAGGTAATCCTTCACAGGGTCGAGAGGCCGGAGCTCTTCAAGCCGGGCGTTAAGGTTCACGGAAAGCTCGACTGGGACAGGAGAATCCAGCATATGCGCCACCACACGGGAACGCACGTCCTCATGGGCGCGCTCGTCAGGGTTCTTGGAAAGCACGTCTGGCAAGCTGGAAGTCAGCTCCACACCGACTGGGCGAGGCTGGACATCTCCCACTACAAGCGCATAACCGAGGAGGAGCTCAGGGAGATAGAGCGCCTCGCCAACCGCGTCGTCATGGAGAACAGGAAGGTGACCTGGGAGTGGCTTCCGAGAACCGAGGCAGAGATGAAGTACGGGTTCAGGCTTTATCAGGGTGGCGTCGTCCCGGGAAGGGTCATCAGGGTGCTCAAGATAGAGGACTGGGACGTTCAGGCCTGCGGTGGAACTCACCTGCCGAACACCGGGCTTATCGGCCCGATTAAGATTCTCCGCACTGAGAGAATCCAGGACGGCGTTGAGAGGATAATCTTCGCGGCGGGAGAGGCGGCAATCGACTGGATGCAGGAGACCGAGAGGTTGCTCAAGAAGACCGCCGAAATCTTCCGCGTCCCGCCGGAGAAGGTACCTGAAACGGCCGAGCGCTTCTTCAACGAGTGGAAGGAAGCGAGGAAAGAGGTCGAGAAGCTCAGGAAGGAGCTTGCCAAGCTCCTCGTCTACGAGCTGGAGAACAGGGTCGAGAAAGTTGGCGATATAGAGTTCATCGGCGCGGTCGTTGAGGGCACGATGGACGACCTCCGTGAAGCGGCGAACAGGCTCAGGAAGGAGAAGCGCGTCGTTGTCCTCATCAGCAGGGAGGGCCACTTCGTTGTTGCAGTCGGCGATGGCCTCGACCTCAAAGCGGGAGAGCTGGCGAAAATAATAACCTCCGTCGCCGGCGGTGGCGGTGGCGGAAGGAAAGAGCTCGCCCAGGGCAGGATAAAGAACCCGCTGAAGGCCGAGGAGGCGATTGAGGAGGTTAAGAAGAGGCTTGGCTGA
- a CDS encoding acetyl ornithine aminotransferase family protein, whose amino-acid sequence MDSDYPRIVVEPPGPKARELIEREKRVISRGLGVKLFPLVPERGHGALIEDVDGNVFIDFLAGAAAASTGYSHPKLVKEVQEQVAKIQHSMIGYTHSKRAIEVAEKLVEIAPLSNPLVLFGMSGSDAVDMALQAARFSTRRPWILSFIGAYHGQTYGATSIAAFQSSQKRGLSPLLPSVVWIPYPNPYRNVWGINGYEEPDELINRFLDYLENYIFAHVLPPDETAVFMAEPIQGDAGIVVPPENFFRELKALLDEYNILLAMDEVQTGIGRTGKWFASEWFGIEPDLLIFGKGVASGMGLSGVIGKRELLENLTSGSALLTPAANPVVSAAAKATLEIIEGENLLENALRVGGFIRKRLEEMAENYEVMGDVRGKGLMIGVEIVRDGRPDPELTGKICWRAFELGLILPSHGMFGNVIRITPPLVITEEIAEKGLEIMERALKDALAGKVKGKVVTWH is encoded by the coding sequence ATGGATTCTGATTATCCGCGAATAGTTGTCGAACCGCCCGGGCCAAAGGCGAGGGAACTCATAGAGCGGGAGAAGCGCGTAATCTCCCGGGGCCTCGGCGTCAAGCTCTTCCCGCTCGTTCCCGAGAGGGGTCATGGAGCGTTGATAGAGGACGTTGACGGAAACGTCTTCATAGACTTTTTGGCCGGAGCGGCCGCCGCTTCCACCGGCTACTCCCATCCCAAACTCGTGAAGGAAGTCCAGGAGCAGGTTGCCAAGATACAGCACTCGATGATAGGCTACACCCACAGCAAGAGGGCAATAGAGGTCGCCGAGAAACTCGTTGAGATAGCACCGCTGAGCAACCCCCTCGTGCTCTTCGGAATGAGCGGGAGCGATGCGGTTGACATGGCCCTCCAGGCCGCGAGGTTCTCGACGAGAAGACCATGGATTCTGTCCTTCATCGGAGCGTATCACGGGCAGACCTACGGGGCCACATCAATAGCGGCCTTCCAGAGCTCCCAGAAGAGGGGCCTCTCACCGCTCCTGCCCAGCGTCGTCTGGATCCCCTATCCCAACCCATACCGAAACGTCTGGGGGATCAACGGCTATGAAGAACCGGACGAGCTCATAAACCGCTTTCTGGACTACCTCGAAAACTACATATTCGCCCACGTCCTCCCACCCGATGAAACGGCCGTCTTTATGGCAGAGCCGATACAGGGCGACGCCGGCATAGTCGTTCCGCCCGAGAACTTCTTCCGGGAACTTAAGGCGCTCCTCGATGAATATAACATACTCCTCGCGATGGATGAGGTTCAAACCGGGATAGGGAGAACCGGGAAGTGGTTCGCGAGCGAGTGGTTTGGTATCGAGCCAGACCTCTTAATCTTCGGCAAGGGGGTCGCGAGCGGTATGGGGCTGAGCGGCGTCATCGGAAAGAGGGAACTCCTTGAGAACCTGACGAGCGGCTCGGCCCTTCTTACACCGGCCGCAAATCCAGTCGTTAGCGCGGCCGCGAAGGCCACCCTCGAGATAATCGAGGGGGAGAACCTTCTGGAGAACGCCCTTCGCGTTGGCGGGTTCATCAGAAAGCGCCTCGAGGAGATGGCAGAAAACTACGAGGTTATGGGCGACGTCCGCGGGAAGGGGCTCATGATCGGGGTGGAGATAGTTAGGGACGGAAGGCCCGACCCAGAGCTAACAGGGAAGATATGCTGGCGTGCCTTCGAGCTCGGCCTAATCCTGCCCAGCCACGGCATGTTCGGCAACGTGATCAGGATTACGCCGCCCCTCGTCATAACGGAGGAGATCGCGGAGAAGGGCCTCGAAATAATGGAGAGGGCCCTGAAGGACGCACTGGCGGGAAAAGTTAAGGGCAAAGTGGTTACATGGCACTGA
- a CDS encoding cation:proton antiporter, whose protein sequence is MDPFLELAVILITAKLSGYLSSKIGLPAAMGQILGGIVVGVSFLDLVTYGEGVRLISDLGVVMLLFLAGLETDIEEFKRVGFPSFVIASLGVIVPFIFGYAVAIEWGYPRMEALFLGGVMTATSVSLTANVLLEMKRLRSKVGSTILAAAVVDDVLGIIILTILVAMSTKGTVSPLDIGIILAEVSAFFLLSYLLGRGVIKRVLRSSHRINLPETVTSVALVIMLLFAYLAERFEIAAITGSYLAGVLVAGSEDAKKITDKMITLGYSLFIPVFLVGVGAETDVHVLLVAGSFTFLYSFLAVVGKVLGCGAGALLTGFRKIEALQIGVGMIPRMEVGLIMANIGLAEGVLTPESFSIAIAMVLVTTLVTPPLLKVVFSKG, encoded by the coding sequence GTGATACTGATAACGGCCAAGCTCTCGGGCTACCTGAGCTCAAAGATCGGCCTTCCGGCGGCGATGGGCCAGATACTCGGGGGTATAGTGGTTGGCGTTAGCTTTCTTGATCTTGTGACGTACGGTGAGGGCGTCAGGCTGATCTCCGATCTGGGCGTCGTGATGCTGCTCTTCCTTGCCGGCCTTGAGACCGACATCGAGGAGTTCAAGCGCGTTGGGTTCCCCTCCTTCGTGATAGCGAGCCTCGGTGTTATCGTCCCCTTCATTTTCGGCTACGCCGTTGCGATCGAGTGGGGCTATCCCCGGATGGAGGCCCTTTTCCTGGGAGGCGTGATGACCGCCACGAGCGTCAGCCTAACTGCCAACGTGCTCCTGGAGATGAAGCGCCTCCGCTCGAAGGTCGGCTCGACTATTTTGGCGGCTGCCGTCGTCGACGACGTCCTCGGCATAATAATCCTGACGATCCTCGTGGCAATGAGCACGAAGGGAACGGTTTCCCCCCTCGACATCGGGATAATCCTGGCCGAGGTCTCGGCGTTCTTTCTCCTCAGCTACCTCCTCGGCAGGGGCGTTATAAAGCGGGTTCTCCGTTCCTCTCACAGGATAAACCTTCCCGAGACAGTGACGAGCGTTGCCCTCGTCATAATGCTGCTCTTCGCCTACCTCGCGGAGCGCTTCGAGATAGCGGCCATAACGGGCTCCTATCTCGCGGGCGTTCTCGTTGCGGGAAGCGAGGACGCGAAGAAGATAACCGACAAGATGATAACCCTTGGCTACTCGCTGTTCATACCAGTTTTTCTCGTCGGCGTCGGTGCCGAAACTGACGTTCACGTTCTCCTCGTTGCGGGGTCGTTTACGTTCCTGTACTCCTTCCTCGCCGTCGTTGGCAAGGTTCTCGGCTGTGGGGCCGGCGCGCTCCTTACAGGATTCAGGAAAATCGAAGCACTCCAGATAGGCGTCGGGATGATCCCGAGGATGGAAGTTGGCTTGATAATGGCCAACATCGGCCTCGCCGAGGGCGTTCTAACTCCCGAAAGTTTCTCAATAGCGATAGCGATGGTTCTCGTGACGACCCTCGTGACGCCGCCTTTGCTGAAGGTGGTTTTCTCAAAGGGATAG
- a CDS encoding MarC family protein: protein MSELSTILSSALLMLIMIDPSDKILLVSFLREDFHIEDIKALIVRANLIGFLLLASFAIAGQIILQEIFHININALKVAGGFVLFKIGLEALEGGGMFTLKRERDILALAAVPVAMPLIAGPAAITAVITLTAEYGYIVSLSATAIAIAVVALSMFVALYMMKSVNKTFLSVTIRIIGLFIMAIGAQMMVEGVVGIYLLMTSAG from the coding sequence ATGAGCGAGCTGTCAACGATACTTAGCTCAGCGTTGCTGATGCTCATCATGATTGACCCGAGCGACAAGATACTCCTCGTCAGCTTCCTGCGCGAGGACTTTCACATAGAGGACATAAAGGCCCTTATCGTGAGGGCCAACCTGATAGGCTTCCTTCTCTTGGCGAGCTTTGCGATAGCGGGCCAGATAATCCTCCAGGAGATTTTCCACATCAACATAAACGCCCTGAAGGTTGCAGGTGGCTTCGTTCTCTTTAAAATCGGCCTTGAGGCTTTGGAAGGCGGTGGAATGTTCACCCTCAAGAGGGAGCGCGACATACTCGCTCTCGCTGCCGTCCCGGTCGCGATGCCCCTCATAGCCGGCCCCGCCGCCATAACCGCGGTGATAACCCTCACGGCGGAATACGGCTACATCGTCTCCCTTTCAGCGACGGCCATAGCGATTGCAGTCGTTGCGCTCTCGATGTTCGTGGCGCTCTACATGATGAAGTCCGTCAACAAGACCTTCCTGAGCGTCACAATCAGGATAATCGGTCTCTTCATAATGGCCATTGGCGCCCAGATGATGGTCGAGGGCGTCGTCGGGATATATCTCCTCATGACCTCCGCCGGATGA